One window of the Rhodothermales bacterium genome contains the following:
- the fsa gene encoding fructose-6-phosphate aldolase, with product MKFFIDTADLDEIREANDMGVLDGVTTNPSLMRKVGGSDFHAHIRKICEIVDGDVSAEVVSTDYAGMMQEAHELAKIHDNVVVKIPLILDGIKAIKTLTDEGIKTNCTLCFSPTQALVAAKAGATYISPFIGRLDDISTSGMELVGQIVQIYANYGLETEVLAASIRHPMHVVESAMAGADVATMPLSVIKQLIKHPLTDSGLEKFLADWQAYQKAAGDPS from the coding sequence ATGAAGTTCTTTATCGATACGGCTGACCTGGACGAAATCCGTGAAGCCAATGACATGGGCGTCCTCGATGGCGTGACCACGAACCCGTCCCTCATGCGGAAGGTCGGGGGTTCCGACTTCCACGCACACATCCGCAAGATCTGTGAAATCGTGGACGGCGATGTATCCGCCGAAGTCGTATCGACCGATTACGCGGGCATGATGCAGGAGGCCCACGAGCTGGCCAAGATCCACGACAACGTCGTCGTCAAGATTCCGCTTATCCTGGACGGCATCAAGGCCATCAAGACCCTGACCGACGAGGGCATCAAAACCAATTGCACGCTCTGCTTTTCGCCCACGCAGGCGCTGGTTGCCGCGAAGGCGGGTGCCACGTACATCTCGCCGTTCATCGGGCGCCTGGATGACATCTCCACGTCCGGAATGGAGTTGGTGGGTCAGATCGTTCAGATCTATGCCAATTACGGCCTTGAGACCGAGGTCCTTGCGGCGTCCATCCGCCACCCCATGCACGTAGTCGAGTCTGCCATGGCCGGCGCCGACGTGGCCACCATGCCGCTCAGTGTCATCAAGCAGCTCATCAAACACCCGCTCACCGACAGTGGCCTCGAAAAATTCCTTGCTGACTGGCAGGCGTACCAGAAGGCGGCCGGGGACCCGAGCTGA
- a CDS encoding MBL fold metallo-hydrolase, whose protein sequence is MIYVPLGGAIDEIGASCHYVKVDGTGLLLDAGADPEKEGRDSLPDFGRIHARSDWHVDHIVLSHAHHDHIGSLPIAIKEFPHAHVHMTQPTRSLLDVLLPASARLQRRRVQEGTMTEDPLFSEEDIEVSSYLYLTHPYETDFDLTGMNGASPVTGRLIDAGHVLGSAGVLITAEDNGETRRIFYTGDTGASSQTIIPGAEYPDGPVDVLLLEATLGMDAEAENFPRRGEEKRLGEALRTVLSRGGCVLIPAFSLGRSQEMLALIDRYKKRKLIPSDTPVYTAGMMRAISDVYDKTRFVSPRLDEEFMVFGVEQKRLPRGNNELNKLLSEPGIFVVGSGMMFERTISNKIAQQLVSHEKNGIFMVGFARVDSPAERLLDAAAAGPGTEVILDRLKGPQELKCMVDKFRFSGHSNRRDLLDLVEHLEPEHIILLHGEQPARQWMANNIAYFHPDIQVHMPERGETVEV, encoded by the coding sequence ATGATTTATGTGCCACTGGGCGGCGCCATCGATGAAATCGGGGCGAGTTGCCACTATGTGAAGGTTGACGGAACCGGTTTGCTGCTGGATGCCGGTGCGGATCCGGAGAAGGAGGGACGCGACAGTTTGCCCGACTTCGGACGCATCCATGCCCGCAGCGACTGGCACGTGGATCACATTGTGCTCTCGCATGCGCATCACGACCACATCGGATCGCTGCCGATTGCCATCAAGGAATTTCCGCACGCCCATGTGCACATGACGCAGCCCACGCGATCGCTGCTGGATGTATTGCTGCCTGCCAGCGCGCGATTGCAGCGCCGCCGGGTGCAGGAAGGGACCATGACGGAGGACCCCCTGTTCTCGGAAGAAGACATCGAGGTTTCGAGTTACCTGTACCTGACCCATCCCTACGAAACCGACTTCGATTTGACCGGAATGAACGGTGCGAGTCCGGTTACGGGTCGGTTGATCGATGCAGGGCACGTGCTGGGTTCAGCCGGGGTGCTCATTACGGCCGAAGACAACGGGGAGACCCGCCGCATCTTCTACACGGGCGATACGGGCGCATCGTCCCAGACCATTATTCCGGGTGCGGAATATCCGGACGGTCCGGTAGACGTGTTGCTCCTGGAGGCCACCCTGGGGATGGATGCCGAAGCCGAGAACTTCCCGCGTCGCGGAGAAGAAAAACGGCTGGGTGAGGCACTGAGAACGGTGTTGTCCCGCGGTGGATGCGTACTCATCCCTGCATTCTCGCTCGGTCGCAGCCAGGAAATGCTGGCGCTCATTGACCGGTACAAGAAGCGGAAGCTGATTCCGTCCGATACGCCCGTGTACACGGCCGGCATGATGCGGGCCATTTCGGACGTCTACGACAAGACCCGCTTCGTTTCGCCGCGTCTGGACGAGGAGTTCATGGTCTTCGGCGTGGAGCAGAAACGACTGCCGCGCGGCAACAACGAACTCAACAAGCTGCTGTCCGAACCCGGGATTTTCGTGGTGGGCAGCGGGATGATGTTCGAGCGCACCATCTCGAACAAGATTGCCCAACAGCTGGTGTCCCACGAGAAGAATGGCATCTTCATGGTCGGATTCGCCCGGGTAGACTCACCGGCAGAACGACTGCTCGACGCCGCCGCCGCCGGCCCCGGTACGGAAGTCATCCTGGACCGGCTCAAGGGTCCGCAGGAGCTCAAGTGCATGGTCGACAAATTCCGGTTCAGCGGTCACAGCAACCGCCGGGACCTGCTCGACCTGGTTGAGCACCTGGAGCCCGAGCACATCATCCTGCTGCACGGGGAGCAACCGGCGCGCCAGTGGATGGCGAACAATATTGCCTACTTCCATCCCGACATCCAGGTCCACATGCCCGAGCGCGGCGAGACCGTGGAAGTCTAG
- a CDS encoding iron-containing alcohol dehydrogenase produces MNHSFSPFRLPVRVFIARGGRRAIVPELARVLPGAPTANAPSPPSVLLVTDAGLLNTPWPDAIRKDLEAAGLRVIVDAGTKPNPRANDINALADTARAAGCAAVVGLGGGSVLDAAKAVAMLLRNPGVITDYEGKNRFTHASAPFIAVPTTCGTGSEVTWVSVISDPERHVKISVKGDGMFPTAAIVDTDLLDSLPTPLVATTGMDAVTHAIEAMIGLPANITSDTLALAALSRLVPALGTDLDDPATRTRLMEGSTIAGMAFGNADVGAVHCLSEAIGGLLDLPHGLLNAVLLAPVLRYTAAEINPYLLPVETHLGLSRPLQDEIDALRVRLGIPDIPGLGIDPGHHAEIARLAEGNGSNASNRRNMTAADYQEILQTTPGRHPAVT; encoded by the coding sequence ATGAACCATTCTTTTTCCCCCTTCCGCCTGCCTGTGCGCGTGTTCATCGCGCGTGGGGGGCGCCGGGCGATCGTCCCTGAATTGGCACGGGTGCTGCCCGGCGCCCCCACAGCCAATGCCCCATCACCGCCATCGGTCCTGTTGGTCACGGACGCGGGTTTGCTGAATACACCCTGGCCCGATGCCATCCGGAAGGACCTGGAAGCAGCCGGACTGCGCGTGATCGTTGACGCCGGTACGAAACCCAACCCCCGGGCCAACGACATCAATGCCCTGGCGGACACCGCCCGGGCGGCAGGATGTGCTGCCGTTGTCGGATTGGGGGGCGGCAGCGTGCTCGATGCCGCCAAGGCCGTCGCCATGCTGCTCCGCAATCCCGGTGTCATCACCGACTACGAGGGCAAGAACCGGTTCACGCACGCTTCCGCCCCCTTCATTGCTGTGCCCACCACCTGCGGCACGGGCAGCGAAGTCACCTGGGTGTCGGTCATCTCCGATCCCGAACGGCACGTCAAGATCAGCGTCAAGGGCGATGGCATGTTTCCGACGGCGGCCATCGTGGATACGGACCTCCTGGATTCGCTCCCGACACCGCTGGTGGCGACCACGGGCATGGATGCCGTCACCCATGCCATCGAGGCCATGATCGGCCTCCCGGCCAACATTACGTCCGACACCCTGGCCCTGGCCGCCCTCTCCCGTCTGGTCCCCGCCCTCGGCACCGACCTGGACGACCCGGCCACGCGAACCCGGCTCATGGAGGGCTCAACCATTGCCGGCATGGCGTTCGGAAATGCCGACGTGGGCGCCGTCCATTGCCTGTCGGAGGCCATCGGCGGATTGCTGGACCTGCCGCACGGACTGTTGAATGCCGTGCTGTTGGCCCCTGTACTCCGCTACACGGCCGCTGAAATCAACCCGTACCTGCTCCCCGTCGAGACGCATCTCGGGCTCTCACGGCCTCTGCAGGACGAGATCGACGCCCTGCGCGTACGACTTGGCATTCCTGATATCCCGGGACTCGGTATTGATCCCGGCCACCACGCCGAAATCGCCCGCCTCGCCGAGGGCAACGGATCCAATGCCTCCAACCGTCGAAACATGACGGCAGCCGATTATCAAGAAATCTTGCAGACCACTCCAGGTCGGCACCCGGCTGTAACCTGA
- a CDS encoding S41 family peptidase, whose translation MKRALFTYALPGLLLFVAGTVLGLRVNEPATPADPYKELQKLEEAYLLINRQYVEEVDAKRLAEDAIQAMLKDLDPHSVFIDASHFKDVRQEYEGAFGGIGIWFDVAVDDTARVTSTLPDGPGEHVGLMPGDRMVAVDDTSIVGLNSLDIQDRIKGPVGTPVRLGVVRPGRAEPMVFTLERASIPLYSVDASYMMDANTGYVRIGRFAMTTHREFVDHVARLKAQGMERLVLDLRDNPGGIKETAVAVANELLDGDGVIVTTRGRDPRENEVDRITPGGLFTDGAVIVLVNEGSASGSEIVAGALQDHDRALIVGRRTFGKGLVQRPFQLRDGSVLQMTVARYYMPSGRLIQTPYVDGRDEDYYSAKFADFERATFSPAEYLADIPDSLRFETLGGRTVFGGGGVMPDQVIAPDSLSPLASAPVREALQAGLPVLFARDWLEGDGRTVRDRWVDDQAGFMEAFHVNDALWAQFVAWSAEHDVVLPDDASRDILEVILKARIAQRLFRSEAWYPVFNQVDPTVTGALVLWDQAASLAVHHAR comes from the coding sequence ATGAAACGCGCCCTCTTCACCTACGCCCTGCCCGGCCTGCTCCTGTTCGTGGCCGGCACCGTGCTTGGCCTCCGCGTGAACGAACCCGCCACGCCAGCCGACCCCTACAAGGAATTGCAAAAGCTGGAAGAGGCCTACCTCCTCATCAACCGGCAGTACGTGGAAGAAGTCGATGCGAAACGACTGGCCGAGGACGCCATCCAGGCCATGCTGAAGGATCTGGACCCGCACTCCGTCTTCATCGATGCATCGCACTTCAAGGATGTCCGCCAGGAGTATGAAGGAGCGTTCGGGGGCATCGGAATCTGGTTCGACGTTGCCGTGGACGATACGGCACGGGTCACCTCCACGCTCCCCGACGGACCGGGCGAACACGTCGGCCTCATGCCGGGTGACCGCATGGTGGCCGTGGACGACACCAGCATCGTGGGACTGAACTCGCTGGACATCCAGGATCGCATAAAAGGACCCGTGGGCACGCCCGTACGCCTGGGAGTGGTGCGTCCGGGACGCGCCGAGCCGATGGTATTCACGCTGGAGCGGGCATCCATTCCCCTCTACTCCGTGGATGCGTCGTACATGATGGACGCGAACACGGGTTATGTGCGGATTGGCCGCTTCGCCATGACCACGCACCGGGAATTCGTGGACCACGTGGCCCGCCTCAAGGCCCAGGGCATGGAGCGCCTGGTACTGGATCTGCGGGATAATCCGGGCGGGATCAAGGAGACGGCGGTCGCCGTGGCCAATGAGTTGCTGGACGGCGATGGCGTCATCGTGACGACCCGCGGCCGGGATCCGCGTGAGAATGAAGTCGACCGGATTACGCCCGGTGGACTCTTCACGGACGGGGCGGTCATCGTGCTGGTGAATGAGGGCTCGGCGTCCGGAAGCGAAATCGTGGCCGGGGCCCTGCAGGACCATGACCGGGCCCTGATCGTGGGCCGCCGCACGTTCGGAAAAGGCCTCGTGCAGCGGCCGTTCCAGCTTCGCGACGGCAGCGTTCTGCAGATGACCGTCGCACGCTACTACATGCCGTCAGGCCGTCTCATCCAGACGCCGTATGTGGACGGGCGTGACGAGGACTATTATTCCGCCAAGTTCGCGGATTTCGAACGCGCCACGTTCAGCCCGGCCGAGTACCTGGCCGACATCCCCGATTCGCTCCGGTTCGAGACCCTGGGCGGCCGGACGGTCTTCGGCGGCGGCGGCGTCATGCCCGACCAGGTCATTGCCCCGGACAGTCTGTCGCCGCTGGCCTCGGCCCCCGTTCGGGAGGCCCTCCAGGCCGGGTTGCCCGTGTTGTTTGCCCGGGATTGGCTGGAAGGCGATGGCCGGACGGTGCGGGATCGCTGGGTGGATGATCAGGCTGGATTCATGGAGGCGTTCCACGTGAATGATGCACTCTGGGCGCAGTTCGTGGCGTGGTCGGCTGAACATGATGTGGTCCTGCCGGACGATGCGTCGCGGGACATCCTCGAGGTCATTTTGAAGGCCCGGATTGCCCAGCGCCTGTTCCGGAGCGAGGCATGGTACCCGGTCTTCAACCAGGTGGACCCGACGGTGACCGGGGCCCTTGTGTTGTGGGATCAGGCGGCTTCGTTGGCGGTTCATCACGCGCGATGA
- a CDS encoding RNA polymerase sigma factor, whose product MHAHRQRVFSMAWHVLGDADEAADVAQDVFIRLWENRADVDTERVGAWLTKVTRNAAIDAWRRRRTRQNVYATDTETVEALPGHVRGPEGETRAELFRDRLRAALATLGEPHRSIVILREIQEYQYDEISEALDLPLNTVKVYLHRARKTLRAELGEDVRYDYAE is encoded by the coding sequence ATGCATGCGCACCGGCAGCGCGTCTTTTCCATGGCCTGGCATGTGCTGGGCGATGCGGACGAAGCCGCCGATGTGGCCCAGGATGTGTTCATCCGGTTGTGGGAAAACCGCGCCGACGTGGACACGGAACGGGTGGGCGCATGGTTGACGAAGGTGACACGGAACGCAGCCATCGATGCGTGGCGCCGGCGTCGAACCCGGCAAAACGTGTACGCGACGGACACGGAAACCGTGGAGGCCCTGCCGGGACACGTGCGCGGGCCGGAAGGCGAAACGCGCGCCGAGCTGTTCCGCGACCGCCTCCGTGCGGCGCTGGCCACGCTGGGCGAGCCGCACCGCAGCATCGTCATCCTGCGGGAAATCCAGGAATACCAATATGATGAGATAAGCGAGGCACTGGATCTGCCATTGAACACCGTGAAAGTGTATTTGCACCGCGCCAGGAAGACCCTGCGCGCCGAACTGGGAGAGGATGTACGCTATGACTATGCTGAGTGA
- a CDS encoding DUF4252 domain-containing protein: MKRNSLNITGLIVAVLLLLSMIAMVVDASAQSARQHPGYVDLETMGSLRRVIGHEPTIEVNVEGALLRLVAEASRYEDPELATMLRRLEGVFVRGFHIGDTSAGRAREQASVIGRELEKVGWTTIVSINERDEYVRMFARMERDEIVGMVVMVVDEAGREAIFLNIVGDVDPEEIGRIGSKFRVPLGN; the protein is encoded by the coding sequence ATGAAACGAAACTCCCTGAATATCACCGGTCTTATCGTGGCCGTGTTGCTCCTGCTGAGCATGATCGCGATGGTCGTGGATGCGTCGGCCCAGTCGGCCCGTCAGCACCCGGGCTATGTGGACCTCGAAACCATGGGCAGCCTGCGCCGGGTCATCGGTCACGAACCCACCATTGAAGTGAACGTGGAAGGGGCCCTGCTCCGCCTGGTGGCCGAGGCATCGCGCTACGAGGACCCTGAACTGGCCACCATGCTGCGACGGCTCGAAGGTGTATTCGTGCGCGGGTTCCACATCGGGGACACGAGCGCCGGACGGGCCCGTGAGCAGGCCTCCGTCATCGGCCGTGAGCTGGAAAAGGTGGGGTGGACGACCATTGTGAGCATCAATGAGCGGGACGAGTACGTCCGCATGTTCGCCCGCATGGAGCGCGACGAAATCGTGGGCATGGTGGTGATGGTGGTGGACGAAGCCGGGCGAGAGGCGATCTTCCTGAATATCGTGGGGGATGTGGACCCCGAGGAGATCGGCCGGATAGGCAGCAAATTCCGGGTGCCTTTGGGGAATTGA
- a CDS encoding LemA family protein: MTTGKIVGLVVVLAIGFAFFAGIGSYNGLVDSEERVAQSWANVETTYQRRSDLIPNLVNTVQGAADFEQETLEAVTNARARATGINLDVSDLSDPARVQEFMAAQEGLSGALGRLLVVSENYPQLRATEAFRDLQSQLEGTENRIAVARRDYNEAVTTYNQRVRRFPGSIVAGITGFDRRTPFEAQPGSEKAPVVDFGS, encoded by the coding sequence ATGACCACGGGAAAAATTGTCGGCCTTGTTGTCGTCCTTGCCATTGGATTCGCCTTTTTCGCCGGAATCGGGTCCTACAATGGACTCGTGGATTCCGAAGAGCGTGTTGCCCAGTCCTGGGCCAACGTGGAGACCACCTACCAGCGGCGCAGTGACCTGATTCCGAACCTGGTCAACACGGTGCAGGGTGCGGCCGATTTCGAGCAGGAGACGCTCGAAGCCGTGACCAATGCGCGGGCCCGCGCCACGGGTATAAACCTGGATGTGTCGGACCTCAGCGATCCGGCCAGGGTGCAGGAGTTCATGGCCGCCCAGGAGGGCTTGTCCGGCGCGCTCGGCCGCTTGCTCGTTGTCTCCGAAAACTATCCGCAGTTGCGCGCCACCGAGGCGTTCCGTGACCTCCAGAGCCAGCTCGAAGGCACCGAAAACCGGATTGCCGTTGCCCGGCGCGACTACAACGAGGCGGTCACCACGTACAACCAGCGCGTGCGTCGTTTCCCCGGCTCCATCGTGGCCGGAATCACCGGATTCGATCGCCGTACCCCGTTCGAGGCCCAGCCCGGTTCTGAAAAAGCACCTGTGGTTGACTTCGGATCGTGA
- a CDS encoding TPM domain-containing protein, whose product MSVLHSIGFRRVRRSGAALLVLAGLLVFGAVGVLFAPLAHAQNVRTIAPSGKWVTDQADFLSDAEERLLTAKLRAYADTTSTQMIVVTVQDLGGYAASDYATELGRTFKVGTADKNNGIVLLASREERELFIATGYGMEGMVTDAVAARIIRNVIVPEFRSGNFFAGLDGAVDALIAVASGTYSADEIADAPSGGSDAAGQVIVYILFLIAFLVVSSLRHGGGGGGKKGYRRDRHHGLPMIFWGGSMGGGSGGGGFGGGFGGGGFGGMGGGFGGGGAGGSW is encoded by the coding sequence GTGAGCGTGCTGCATTCCATAGGGTTCCGGCGTGTGCGTCGCTCAGGAGCGGCCCTGCTGGTGTTGGCCGGGCTGCTGGTTTTTGGCGCCGTCGGCGTGCTGTTCGCACCGTTGGCCCATGCCCAGAACGTGCGTACCATTGCGCCGTCCGGCAAGTGGGTCACCGACCAGGCGGACTTCCTGTCCGACGCCGAGGAACGCCTGCTGACCGCCAAGTTGCGGGCCTATGCCGACACCACGTCCACGCAGATGATCGTGGTCACGGTCCAGGACCTGGGTGGATACGCGGCCTCGGATTACGCCACGGAGCTCGGGCGTACGTTCAAGGTGGGCACGGCGGACAAGAACAACGGCATTGTGCTCCTCGCGTCGCGTGAGGAGCGGGAATTGTTCATTGCGACCGGATACGGGATGGAAGGCATGGTTACCGACGCGGTGGCTGCGCGGATCATCCGCAACGTGATCGTACCTGAATTCCGCAGCGGCAATTTTTTTGCAGGACTGGATGGTGCGGTTGATGCACTGATTGCGGTAGCTTCCGGCACGTATTCCGCGGACGAGATTGCCGATGCGCCGAGTGGAGGCTCGGATGCCGCCGGCCAGGTGATTGTCTACATCCTGTTCCTGATTGCCTTCCTGGTCGTGTCTTCCTTGCGTCACGGAGGCGGAGGAGGCGGAAAGAAGGGCTATCGCCGGGATCGACACCACGGGCTCCCCATGATTTTCTGGGGTGGCAGCATGGGTGGCGGATCCGGGGGTGGGGGCTTCGGAGGGGGCTTCGGAGGCGGAGGTTTCGGTGGTATGGGCGGCGGATTCGGTGGCGGGGGCGCCGGTGGCAGCTGGTAG